The Mycolicibacterium cosmeticum sequence TCTGATGGGGGAATGCTCGACGCGTTCCCGGCGCCGGTCAACGCACAGAGTGCACACCGGTTGCCGCGTCTGCCTGTGCAACGTGTTCCGACATTGTCATCTTGATGTCGGCGTGTTGCGCCGAAGTAACGACCTGCGCCGGGGCCCGGTGTTGTTGCGGTTCGCCCGCCGGGGCGGCCGGCGGTGGCTGTGCAGCATGTCCCCGCTGCGGTGGTTTTTGTGTGCGCCCTGACCCGTACGGGCGGCACCATCGCGGCACCGTGAATGAGACAGTGGCGGAGCGGGCACCTCCGCACGAACCGACCCGCGCGACAGACCGGCGATGAAAGACCTTCCATGACCGATACCGACAGCCGGCCCGCCGGGTCCGGTGTCGACCCAGCGGGAGGTGGCACGCCGCTGGCGCTGGCGGCGCTGCTCTCCGGCACCCTCGTCGGCACCGTGAGCAACAACGTGGTCAATGTGCCGATGCCGGCCATCCTCGGCCACTTCGACGCGCCGCTGAGCAGCGGTGTCTTCGTGGTCGTGGGATTTTTGCTCACCTTCACCGCCACCATGCCGGTGGTCGGCTGGTTGGGGGATCGTTTCGGCCGCCGTCGTATCTACTGTGCCTCGATGGTCGGCACGGCGGTGTGTGCCATCGGGGCCGCGACCGCACCGTCGCTGGAACTGCTGATCCTGTGGCGCTGCGTGGGCGGTGCGGCGGCCGCCGCACTGGGCCCCGCGGTGATGGGCTTGCTGACCTGGCTGTTCACCGGGGACCGACGGGGCAGGGCGGTCGGCCTGTGGGCATCGGTGAACGGGATCGGGCAGGCCGTCGGACCGACGATGGGTGGATTCGTCGCCGACGCCTGGGGCTGGCGGTGGGTGTTCGTGCCGCTGGTACCGGTGGCACTGGCCGGCCTTGTCGGCACGCTGCGCCATATCCCGCCTTACCCCGGCACCAGGATGAACTTCGATGCCGTCGGGGCGCTGACCTTGACGGTCGGATCCGGGCTGCTGATACTTGCCGCGGCACTCGTTCCGCGGCTGGGTGTCTCGGCCCTGGTGGTTACCGCCGCCGGTGTCGCGCTGGCGGTTCTGGCGGTCTTCGTCCGGCACTCGTTGCGGACACCGGAACCGTTCGTGGACGTGCGGCTGGTGGTCGAGGCCCGCTTCGCGCGCAGCACGTTGGCCGCGTTCGCGTTCATGTTCAACCTGGGCGCCACGTTGCTCGCCGTGCCGCTGTACCTGGCCGGGGTCGGCCGGACCGGGACGTTGGCCGGCGTCGTGCTGCTGGCCATCCCGGCGTCCATGGTGATCCTAGGCCCGTTGGTGGGCCGGTTTCTGGACCGGATCGGGGCCCGGCGGGTGCTGCGGGCCGGGCTGCTGGTGCTGCTGGCCGGTCACGCCACGCTGTCCGCGGCCACCGCCGGCGGCCTCATTGAAATGCACTGGGGGATGGCTGGTTTCGTGTGCATTCTGGCCATGATCGGCGTCGGTACGGCTCTCGTGCAGACCCCGGCGGCCACCGGTGCCACCCGTTCACCGGCCGGGGCCCAGGGAACCGGGCTGGGCTTGTTCAACCTGGTGCGGTTCGGCGGTTCGGCGCTGGGCGCCGCGTGGGTCGCCATCGCCCTGGGAACTCACTCGTCGGCGGGATTTCCGTTGGCATTCGCAGTGGTCGCGGCGGTGGCGGCACTCGGGCTGGTGGGATCGTTCGTAGGACCCGACCCCGGCCGGTAGCGCCGTCAGCGGAAGCTGGCTTCCCGATCGACGGCGGCCTGCACCTCGGTGAGCAGGTCCAGCCGGATGGCCAGCCAGACGGTGAACTGGTTGTCGGGTAACCGGATGTCCAGGCCGATATCGCGCGATACCCGATCGAGTTTGGCCAGCATGGTGTTGCGGTGCACGTTGAGCGCCCGCGCGGTGGCGTTGACGTTGCCGCCGTTGGCGAGGTAGCCGGTGAGGAAGTCACGCAGGTCGGGTGTCGCGCGCAGGGGCCCGAGAATGTCGTGCACGAGGGCTCGGCTCTGCTCGGTTTCGGCGACCTCGGCCAGCACGGTGAAGCTGCGCAGATCCTGGTAGGCCACCGCACCGGTGAGGCCCAGCCGCCGTGCGATGCCGAGTGCGACGCGGGCCTCGCGATAGCTGGCGGACACCGCCTGGGCGCCCGACACCGGCCTGCTGTGACAGACGGCCACGGCCGCACCGCGGCGGTGGCCCAGTTCGTCGGCCATCGCCTCGGCGTAGCGCGTCATCTCGTGGTTCATCGCGGTGTCGGTGTCGGCGCGCAGTGACCGCACGACGACCAGGACATCACCGAGCACGGTGACATATGAGCGGACGGCGGGGTCCGGCGCCACATTGGCGGCATACCGCGCCAGCCGGACCATGCTCGCGGTGGGATTGTCCACCCCCCGTGGAACGGTGCCGGGGGCGACGAAAACACCGAACCGCGAATCGATGTCGATGTCGTGGTACTCGGCACGCGCCCGCATCTCGTGTGCGCTGGAGAAGTGACCGTGTACCAGGGCCTGGATGAAATCCCCGCGGGCCCGTTCCTCGGCCTCGTCCACGCTGTGCTGTCGCAGCATCTCCGAACCGATGATCGCGGTGGCCTGTTCGGTGACGACGAGGTGCCGCGCCAGGTCGTGTGCGCCCGGCTCGGCGTTGCGCACCAGCACCACGACCCAGCCCTCGAACTCCTTTCCGAGCCGAATCGCCGTGGAGATGGCGGTCCAGATGACGCCGTGCGGGTCGGTGACGTGCTCCACGCGGGTGTCGTGATGGGCGGACAGGCGCGCGGCGGCAGGCAGATCGACGGTCAGCTTGGGGATCAGGGCCTCGGCGAGCGCGGTGACCACATCCGCGGCCAGACCGTTGTGCCCGACGACTTTGCCGCGGGCGTCGAGCGCGATCGCGGGGTTGCGGGCCAGATTCGACACCTCGCGGATCAATATCTGCAGACCGGCGCCGCGGTGGAACAAGCTGGCCAGCGAGGCGTGCACGTGCGTTGCGTAGCGCATGACGTGCACCTCCTGGCTCAGTGCCCGTTCGGCCAGCAGCCGGTTCAGTGCGGCGAATCCGACCGGGAAGGCCATCTCGATCACCACGAGCCCGGCCGGCGGTGCCGGCGGGAAATCGGCCGGCGCCACGCCGTCGATCAACAGCGCCCGTGCACCTCTGGCGGCCAGTGCGCCGAGGGTGGCCGCCCCACCCAACAGCGACTCCGGGCGCGCGTACACCGCCACTGCATCGAGGGGATCGGGACGCGCCATGACCTCTGAAAGCGGTAACAGCCAACGTAACTCGCGACCGAGGTGATCCTCGCCTGCAATCACGCGGGCACCCGACAGGAGTGACTCGTCGAGCAACCCGGCGACGGTCATCCGGTCTGCGGAACGCTGCTCTGATCCCATGTTCAACCTGCTCGTTGCGGTGTGCACGCCGGTGGCGGCGGCTCGACACTCCACGATCACACCGGCTTCGGCTCCCACCCTATGTGCAGTTTGACCCGAATGTCGGCCAGAGTGCGGACATTGTGACCAGGGCGGGCGTCGATGCGTCCGAGTAGACATCTCATCAGGTGCACGGCTCGTGGATCAGCGCGGTCCGGCCGGCGCCGACCACATCGGCACAACCGCAAGGAGTCATGCTCGCCATGCATCAGATCTATCGGATCACTCTCGAGGACGCCCTGCCCTTACTGGCGGCCGGCCGGGCCAAGGCCGAGGAGATCGGGGTCAAGCAGACGCTCTGTATCTGTGATGACGGTGGGAATGTGATTGCACTGCACCGTCTTCCGGGGGCCCGTCTGACCGGTGTCG is a genomic window containing:
- a CDS encoding MFS transporter; protein product: MTDTDSRPAGSGVDPAGGGTPLALAALLSGTLVGTVSNNVVNVPMPAILGHFDAPLSSGVFVVVGFLLTFTATMPVVGWLGDRFGRRRIYCASMVGTAVCAIGAATAPSLELLILWRCVGGAAAAALGPAVMGLLTWLFTGDRRGRAVGLWASVNGIGQAVGPTMGGFVADAWGWRWVFVPLVPVALAGLVGTLRHIPPYPGTRMNFDAVGALTLTVGSGLLILAAALVPRLGVSALVVTAAGVALAVLAVFVRHSLRTPEPFVDVRLVVEARFARSTLAAFAFMFNLGATLLAVPLYLAGVGRTGTLAGVVLLAIPASMVILGPLVGRFLDRIGARRVLRAGLLVLLAGHATLSAATAGGLIEMHWGMAGFVCILAMIGVGTALVQTPAATGATRSPAGAQGTGLGLFNLVRFGGSALGAAWVAIALGTHSSAGFPLAFAVVAAVAALGLVGSFVGPDPGR
- a CDS encoding PucR family transcriptional regulator; its protein translation is MGSEQRSADRMTVAGLLDESLLSGARVIAGEDHLGRELRWLLPLSEVMARPDPLDAVAVYARPESLLGGAATLGALAARGARALLIDGVAPADFPPAPPAGLVVIEMAFPVGFAALNRLLAERALSQEVHVMRYATHVHASLASLFHRGAGLQILIREVSNLARNPAIALDARGKVVGHNGLAADVVTALAEALIPKLTVDLPAAARLSAHHDTRVEHVTDPHGVIWTAISTAIRLGKEFEGWVVVLVRNAEPGAHDLARHLVVTEQATAIIGSEMLRQHSVDEAEERARGDFIQALVHGHFSSAHEMRARAEYHDIDIDSRFGVFVAPGTVPRGVDNPTASMVRLARYAANVAPDPAVRSYVTVLGDVLVVVRSLRADTDTAMNHEMTRYAEAMADELGHRRGAAVAVCHSRPVSGAQAVSASYREARVALGIARRLGLTGAVAYQDLRSFTVLAEVAETEQSRALVHDILGPLRATPDLRDFLTGYLANGGNVNATARALNVHRNTMLAKLDRVSRDIGLDIRLPDNQFTVWLAIRLDLLTEVQAAVDREASFR